The following coding sequences are from one Sander lucioperca isolate FBNREF2018 chromosome 2, SLUC_FBN_1.2, whole genome shotgun sequence window:
- the zgc:153044 gene encoding dual specificity protein phosphatase 18 — protein sequence MHQSGLAGLSGLCRVTDHLYLSNGRAANDASQVARCKIACIVNVTETKSRRPLHPGVEYIHIPLADSPVSPLSEHFDEVADKIQQTADRGGRTLVHCNAGVSRSASLCMAYLMKHRGVSLLEAHRWVRTSRPVVRPNNGFWKQLIRYEMELRGCTSVRMVSSSMGELPDIYEHETRNMMPL from the coding sequence ATGCATCAGTCGGGTCTCGCAGGTCTGTCAGGCCTGTGCCGAGTCACCGACCATCTTTATCTCAGTAATGGCAGAGCGGCTAATGACGCCTCCCAGGTGGCTCGGTGCAAGATAGCGTGCATCGTAAACGTGACCGAGACCAAGAGCCGCCGCCCTCTTCATCCCGGGGTAGAGTACATCCACATCCCGCTCGCTGACTCCCCGGTGTCTCCCCTCAGCGAGCACTTTGACGAAGTTGCGGATAAAATCCAGCAGACTGCAGACCGCGGTGGCCGCACTTTGGTGCACTGCAACGCGGGAGTGAGCCGCTCCGCCTCGCTGTGCATGGCCTACCTGATGAAACACCGCGGCGTATCTCTCCTGGAAGCCCACAGGTGGGTGAGGACTTCTCGGCCCGTGGTGAGGCCGAACAACGGCTTCTGGAAACAGCTCATCCGGTACGAGATGGAGCTCCGTGGGTGCACCTCTGTCCGAATGGTGTCCTCCTCCATGGGAGAGCTGCCAGACATTTATGAACACGAAACCAGAAATATGATGCCACTGTGA